The window TACCTGCCGGCTGCCAAACCATCCGAAATGGTCAATAACGGCGCTAAGCAAGATCTGCCCGGCCATGACCGCTACCATCGTAGCCGTTACACCTAGTTGCGGCACAAGCGTCACAAGTATGAAAACATAAAACGCCCCCAATAGGCCTCCTGCAAGCTGCCACTTCGGAACTCCGAAAGTTAAAAGCACATTGCCTTTCCCTAAAATCGGCATCAGTATAGCAAGCGCAATCGTCCCAATAACAAAGGAGACAAACGACGCTTCAATTGTTCCGACTGTTTTTCCAAGTCTGCTATTAACTGCCGACTGTATGCTGACTGCCATCCCGCCAAGTACAGCAAGGAGAGGCAAAAGTATTTTTCCCAAAAAAAGCCCTCCTTCTTA is drawn from Bacillus sp. FJAT-18017 and contains these coding sequences:
- a CDS encoding DMT family transporter, giving the protein MGKILLPLLAVLGGMAVSIQSAVNSRLGKTVGTIEASFVSFVIGTIALAILMPILGKGNVLLTFGVPKWQLAGGLLGAFYVFILVTLVPQLGVTATMVAVMAGQILLSAVIDHFGWFGSRQVSFGLDRSIGTILLMAAIYMFFRNS